A stretch of Streptococcus sp. oral taxon 061 DNA encodes these proteins:
- the rsgA gene encoding ribosome small subunit-dependent GTPase A, which produces MQGQIIKALAGFYYVESDGQVYQTRARGNFRKKGHTPYVGDWVDFSAEENSEGYILKIHERKNSLVRPPIVNIDQAVVIMSVKEPDFNSNLLDRFLVLLEHKGIHPIVYISKMDLLEDRRELDFYEKTYRAIGYDFVTSKEELLPLLTGKITVFMGQTGVGKSTLLNKIAPDLNLETGEISDSLGRGRHTTRAVSFYNLNGGKIADTPGFSSLDYEVTTAEDLNQAFPEIASVSRDCKFRTCTHTHEPSCAVKPAVEEGIIATFRFDNYLQFLSEIENRRETYKKVSKKIPK; this is translated from the coding sequence ATGCAGGGACAAATCATTAAAGCTTTGGCCGGATTCTACTATGTGGAGAGTGATGGTCAGGTTTATCAAACACGCGCGCGTGGAAATTTTCGTAAAAAGGGTCATACGCCCTATGTTGGAGATTGGGTAGATTTTTCTGCGGAGGAAAATTCCGAAGGTTATATTCTCAAGATTCACGAACGAAAAAATAGTCTGGTTCGTCCACCGATTGTCAATATTGACCAAGCTGTGGTGATCATGTCGGTCAAAGAGCCTGACTTTAATAGCAACTTATTGGATCGGTTCTTGGTTCTTTTGGAGCACAAGGGCATTCATCCTATCGTCTATATTTCCAAAATGGACTTACTAGAGGATAGGAGAGAACTGGATTTCTACGAGAAAACCTATCGTGCTATTGGTTACGATTTTGTGACGAGTAAAGAAGAACTTTTACCCTTGTTGACAGGCAAGATTACGGTCTTCATGGGGCAGACGGGTGTTGGAAAGTCAACTTTGCTCAATAAAATCGCACCTGATCTCAATCTAGAAACGGGAGAAATCTCAGACAGTCTGGGTCGTGGTCGTCACACTACTCGAGCGGTTAGTTTTTACAATCTCAATGGTGGGAAAATCGCAGACACACCAGGTTTTTCATCGCTGGATTACGAAGTAACAACAGCAGAAGATCTGAATCAGGCTTTTCCAGAGATTGCTAGTGTCAGTCGTGATTGTAAATTCCGCACTTGTACCCATACCCATGAGCCATCTTGCGCTGTAAAACCAGCAGTAGAAGAGGGCATCATTGCTACCTTCCGTTTTGACAACTACCTGCAATTCCTCAGTGAGATTGAAAATCGTAGAGAAACCTATAAAAAAGTCAGCAAAAAAATTCCAAAATAA
- the rsmA gene encoding 16S rRNA (adenine(1518)-N(6)/adenine(1519)-N(6))-dimethyltransferase RsmA, producing MRIADYSVTKAVLERHGFTFKKSFGQNFLTDTNILQKIVDTAEIDDQVNVIEIGPGIGALTEFLAERAAQVMAFEIDHRLVPILADTLRDFDNVTVVNEDILKVDLAQHIQNFKNPDLPIKVVANLPYYITTPILMHLIESGIPFSEFVVMMQKEVADRISAKPNTKAYGSLSIAVQYYMTAKVAFIVPRTVFVPAPNVDSAILKMVRRPEPAVAVEDEKFFFKVSKASFIHRRKTLWNNLTGYFGKTDEIKDKLTKALDQAGLSPSVRGEALGLEEFASLADALKGQGL from the coding sequence ATGAGAATTGCAGATTATAGCGTGACCAAGGCAGTGCTGGAGCGTCACGGTTTTACCTTTAAAAAATCTTTCGGGCAAAATTTCTTGACGGATACCAATATCCTTCAAAAAATCGTGGATACAGCTGAAATTGATGATCAGGTTAATGTTATCGAAATCGGGCCAGGGATTGGTGCCTTGACAGAATTTTTGGCTGAGCGTGCAGCTCAAGTCATGGCATTTGAGATCGACCACCGCTTGGTACCAATCCTAGCCGATACCTTGCGAGATTTTGACAATGTGACCGTAGTCAACGAGGACATTCTAAAAGTTGACTTGGCACAGCACATCCAGAATTTTAAAAATCCTGACTTACCAATCAAGGTAGTAGCCAACTTGCCCTACTATATCACGACGCCTATTCTCATGCACTTGATTGAAAGTGGCATTCCTTTTAGTGAGTTTGTGGTTATGATGCAAAAAGAAGTGGCAGATCGTATCTCTGCTAAGCCCAATACCAAGGCTTACGGCAGCTTGTCGATTGCCGTTCAGTATTACATGACAGCTAAGGTTGCTTTTATCGTACCTCGTACGGTCTTTGTGCCAGCACCAAATGTGGATTCAGCTATCCTGAAAATGGTACGTCGCCCAGAACCGGCTGTAGCAGTGGAAGACGAGAAATTCTTCTTTAAAGTTTCCAAGGCTAGTTTTATCCATCGTCGTAAGACCTTGTGGAATAATCTGACAGGTTACTTTGGCAAGACTGATGAAATCAAGGATAAATTGACTAAGGCATTGGATCAGGCAGGACTATCCCCAAGTGTACGCGGTGAAGCTCTTGGCTTAGAAGAATTCGCTAGTCTAGCAGATGCGCTTAAAGGACAAGGACTCTAG
- a CDS encoding dimethyladenosine transferase: MANRSYIYLKNGDEARILTEGIYTIPYFWQLFWDEEDLKAPIALWETAEKLEEDEEQAEKFYQEQNVDILLPIEKFQQNALQNRSFLEDNVPQALKLYDAFVRYILANVKDGDVLGFDLLDVVFMDQVSVVADKLLKNIRAIRENQPKDLDFSLTDKNLIGLAMGFPDYYASELLPEDNILDSVAYQDELNKMNPQDDKQGDDMTGADTKANKWRNGIVYLLILALVIRLIFYMMVKR; this comes from the coding sequence ATGGCAAATAGAAGTTATATTTACTTAAAAAACGGAGATGAAGCCCGTATTCTAACAGAGGGAATTTACACAATACCTTATTTTTGGCAATTGTTTTGGGATGAAGAAGATTTAAAAGCTCCTATTGCTCTCTGGGAAACAGCAGAAAAACTCGAAGAAGATGAAGAGCAAGCAGAAAAGTTTTACCAAGAGCAGAATGTAGATATCTTGCTTCCTATTGAAAAATTCCAGCAAAACGCCCTCCAAAACCGCTCTTTTTTAGAAGATAATGTCCCACAAGCCTTGAAACTATATGATGCCTTTGTTCGTTATATTCTTGCAAACGTAAAAGATGGTGATGTGTTAGGATTTGATCTTTTGGATGTAGTTTTTATGGACCAAGTCTCTGTAGTCGCTGATAAACTGTTAAAAAATATCCGAGCTATTCGGGAAAATCAACCAAAAGATTTGGACTTTTCTCTAACGGATAAGAACCTAATTGGTCTTGCTATGGGCTTTCCTGACTATTATGCTTCAGAATTATTGCCAGAAGACAATATTCTAGATTCGGTTGCCTATCAGGATGAACTAAATAAAATGAACCCTCAAGATGATAAGCAAGGGGACGATATGACTGGAGCCGATACAAAAGCGAACAAGTGGAGGAATGGTATAGTATATTTGCTCATACTTGCACTAGTAATTAGGTTGATTTTTTATATGATGGTTAAGAGATAG
- a CDS encoding SseB family protein, which yields MGIFDFLKKTETTKTTESNKETEEAKGNACLGVLDLFPMKETNQLLIVGSLEGSIKVGDQLQFCNPDQGMEILGSVEVKKLSSQNKDADSLTDEVLAHLVVDRIPSLDKLKKGSVLFSSGIEEEQKLSSYSDALYRAFVAIQEGQLTNEDYLASSLDDSVEILRLFLWKCRQNQETESEESYQANTRKLERLAEIVKDKLLAADSVYAVYSEKTGEPYLFSTTYDRGEEGYLCTDPMIMLLTPSWYRQFKETIDSRPNSVVKLIENTEDKKGIENFLGTAFYLNGALGAIFNSKEVSISASALVQKPDFSDLPEIQVPVMNPDLVRWMLLMGQLDSPTTEDEEVIYKLYYKFFSEAMLKAKFLIPLDAASEFKDDSQEGSSFVLEKDSSFNIPVKEGKDGRNSVPVFTDWKRLRMVFDEKWNGMIEEAGGMIEGFDYAINPTEYYEAGAYVSLTAFRDMQKLSEEQEGRAQD from the coding sequence ATGGGAATCTTTGATTTTTTAAAAAAGACAGAAACAACAAAAACAACTGAATCCAATAAGGAAACAGAAGAGGCGAAAGGCAATGCTTGTTTGGGAGTTCTAGATTTGTTCCCGATGAAGGAAACGAATCAATTATTGATTGTTGGGAGTCTAGAAGGAAGTATCAAGGTTGGAGATCAGTTGCAATTTTGCAATCCCGACCAAGGAATGGAAATTCTTGGCTCTGTAGAGGTTAAAAAACTCAGCAGTCAAAACAAAGATGCAGATAGTCTAACTGATGAAGTTCTTGCCCATCTAGTGGTTGATAGGATTCCTTCTTTGGATAAACTGAAAAAAGGAAGTGTGCTCTTTAGTTCAGGTATTGAGGAAGAGCAAAAATTATCTAGCTATTCAGATGCTCTTTATCGTGCTTTTGTAGCCATTCAAGAAGGTCAATTGACTAATGAAGACTATTTGGCATCTAGTCTTGATGATAGCGTAGAGATTTTACGCCTCTTTTTATGGAAATGCCGTCAAAATCAGGAAACTGAAAGTGAAGAAAGCTATCAAGCTAACACCCGCAAGTTGGAGCGTCTAGCAGAAATTGTCAAGGATAAGTTGTTAGCAGCAGATTCTGTTTATGCAGTTTATTCAGAAAAAACAGGTGAACCCTATCTTTTCTCAACGACCTATGACAGGGGAGAAGAGGGATACCTATGTACTGATCCCATGATCATGCTTTTGACACCATCTTGGTATCGCCAATTTAAGGAAACCATTGATAGTCGACCAAACTCAGTCGTAAAACTGATTGAAAATACGGAAGATAAAAAAGGGATTGAAAATTTCCTTGGGACAGCCTTTTACTTAAATGGTGCCTTGGGAGCAATCTTTAATTCCAAGGAAGTCAGCATCAGTGCCTCTGCCTTAGTTCAAAAACCAGATTTTTCTGATTTGCCTGAAATACAAGTTCCTGTAATGAACCCTGACCTAGTAAGATGGATGCTGTTAATGGGACAACTGGATAGCCCGACGACAGAAGATGAAGAAGTAATTTACAAACTCTATTATAAGTTCTTCTCTGAAGCTATGCTGAAAGCAAAATTCCTAATTCCTTTAGATGCTGCTTCGGAATTTAAGGACGATAGTCAGGAAGGAAGCTCCTTTGTCTTGGAAAAAGATTCTAGTTTCAACATTCCAGTCAAAGAAGGAAAAGATGGCAGAAATTCTGTGCCGGTATTTACCGATTGGAAACGTCTGCGAATGGTCTTTGACGAAAAATGGAATGGCATGATTGAAGAAGCGGGAGGCATGATTGAAGGCTTTGACTATGCTATAAACCCAACGGAATACTATGAAGCGGGTGCCTATGTTAGTCTAACAGCTTTTAGAGACATGCAAAAACTTAGTGAGGAACAAGAAGGAAGAGCTCAAGATTAG
- the rnmV gene encoding ribonuclease M5 has protein sequence MKEKISQVIVVEGRDDTANLKRYFDVETYETRGSAINDQDIERIQRLHQRHGVIVFTDPDYNGERIRRMIMTTIPTVQHAFLKRDEAVPKSKTKGRSLGIEHASYEDLKTALAQVTEQFEVESDFDISRSDLIRLGFLAGADSRKRREYLGESLRIGYSNGKQLLKRLELFGIRLAEVEDAMKSYEN, from the coding sequence ATGAAAGAGAAAATTTCCCAAGTCATCGTAGTCGAAGGGCGTGATGATACGGCAAATCTTAAACGTTATTTTGATGTGGAGACCTATGAAACACGAGGTTCCGCAATAAATGACCAGGATATAGAACGCATCCAACGTCTACACCAACGTCATGGGGTGATTGTCTTTACAGATCCTGATTATAATGGGGAGCGAATCCGTCGTATGATTATGACGACCATTCCGACAGTGCAACACGCCTTTCTCAAACGAGACGAGGCAGTGCCTAAGTCTAAGACCAAGGGACGTTCTCTAGGAATCGAACATGCCAGCTACGAGGACCTGAAAACAGCACTGGCTCAAGTAACAGAGCAATTTGAAGTAGAAAGTGATTTTGATATTAGCCGTAGTGACTTGATTCGATTGGGATTTTTGGCTGGGGCAGATAGTCGAAAACGCAGAGAATATCTAGGAGAAAGTCTACGTATCGGTTATTCCAATGGGAAGCAACTTCTCAAGCGTTTGGAATTATTTGGCATCCGTTTAGCTGAAGTTGAAGATGCCATGAAATCATATGAGAATTGA